In Negativicutes bacterium, a genomic segment contains:
- a CDS encoding exonuclease SbcCD subunit D gives MKLLHLADLHLGKRVNEFDLIEDQRNILQQILQIIEREQPEVILIAGDLYDKSQPSIDAVELMDEFLTTLIMLDRQVFLISGNHDSPERLGFGSRILQKNHLTIAGVFNGRLDHYVLTDEYGPLNLYLLPYLKPALVRPYFESKIETYDDAVRAVLTASQIDPQERNLLLAHQFVTGGMQAPQRSDSESVAVGGLDQIGAELFAGFDYVALGHLHGPQQILRESIRYAGSPLKYSFSEARQRKSVTLLELRQKGSLVMRSVMLQPLHDMREIRGPLSELLKIGQSEGPAAQDYLHVTLTDEDELYDAVGQLRRVYPNLMMLDFDNCRTRGTAAAAASNAANVNLKNPLSLFAEFYQLQNNQTLTTEQLQLMEKIFRQAGGESV, from the coding sequence ATGAAATTACTGCATCTGGCTGATCTGCATCTGGGTAAGCGGGTCAACGAATTCGACCTGATCGAAGACCAACGCAATATCCTGCAGCAAATTCTGCAGATTATTGAGCGGGAACAACCGGAAGTCATCCTGATTGCCGGTGATCTCTACGACAAAAGCCAACCATCGATAGATGCGGTGGAATTGATGGATGAATTTCTTACCACTCTGATTATGCTTGACCGACAGGTCTTTCTGATCAGCGGTAATCACGATTCACCGGAACGCTTGGGATTCGGCAGCCGAATCCTACAGAAAAATCATCTGACCATCGCCGGCGTTTTCAATGGCCGGCTGGATCATTATGTACTGACAGATGAATACGGACCGCTCAACCTTTACTTATTGCCCTATCTCAAACCGGCATTGGTCCGGCCTTATTTTGAAAGCAAAATCGAAACTTATGACGATGCAGTCCGTGCCGTATTGACCGCGAGCCAAATCGACCCGCAGGAACGTAATCTGCTGTTGGCACATCAGTTTGTTACGGGTGGCATGCAAGCGCCGCAGCGCTCCGATTCGGAGAGCGTTGCGGTGGGCGGCTTGGATCAGATTGGAGCGGAGCTCTTTGCAGGGTTTGATTATGTCGCCTTAGGCCATCTGCATGGCCCGCAGCAAATCCTGCGGGAGAGTATTCGTTATGCCGGGTCACCGCTGAAGTATTCTTTTTCGGAAGCACGGCAGCGCAAATCGGTTACCTTGCTCGAATTGCGGCAAAAAGGCAGCCTGGTTATGCGCTCGGTTATGCTGCAGCCCCTGCATGATATGCGGGAGATCAGAGGACCGCTCAGCGAATTGCTGAAAATCGGCCAAAGCGAGGGACCCGCCGCGCAGGATTACCTGCATGTCACCCTGACAGATGAAGACGAACTTTATGATGCCGTTGGGCAGCTGCGCCGGGTCTACCCCAATTTAATGATGCTGGATTTTGATAATTGCCGCACGCGCGGCACGGCGGCTGCCGCAGCCAGCAATGCGGCAAATGTCAATTTAAAAAACCCGCTGAGTCTGTTTGCGGAATTTTACCAATTGCAGAATAATCAAACCTTAACGACAGAACAACTGCAGCTCATGGAAAAG